The stretch of DNA AATATCCGATGGCTCTGGCTCTATCGAGGTTGCAGATGTAACCGGTGACGTAAAAATAAAAGATGGCTCTGGTGAGTTAGGAGTTCGTCGCGTAAGTGGCGGCGTAGACATTGATGACGGTTCTGGCTCTATTAGTGTTGTTGACGTCAAAGGTTTTACTAAGATAATCGATAACTCTGGAAATTTACGCGTTGAGAATATCGATAATACTGTCTACATCGAAGATGGCAGTGGCGATATTACTGTGAGAAATACAAAAGGGTTAGAAATTAACGGTGCAGGTAGTGGTCAGCTATATATAAAAGAAATAAATGGTCCAGTTTCGTTAGATAACTAATAAGGGTCTACCATGAATATTCTGAAACAATTATTCATTCATTTAGTCGGCGGCACTTTAGTATTGCTAGGGCTGATTTTTATAGTCGTTCCTGGACCGTCTTTATTGCTCTTAATACCTGGCCTGTATATTTTAAGTTTTGAATACGAAATTGCGAGAGTATGGCTTAGAAAATGCCAAGTCATGTTAAAAAAGAGTGCAAATTGGCTCGATAATAAAATACGAGCACGACGTTATAAGCACTAACCTGGTCATTATCGTTAAACTTTAGTTTTAGTTTTAGTTTTAGTTTTAGTTTTAGTTTTAGTTTTAGTTTTAGTTTTAGTTTTAGTTTTACGCAGACAATAAAAAAGGCTCCCATTCGTTAGAACAGGAGCCTTTCTTTTATCTTTTTTGTTAATCAGTTTACAGCTGACTGCAACCTCTTAACAACGCAGAATTACGCTACGATTGATGCTACAACACCAGCACCAACTGTACGGCCACCTTCACGGATTGCGAAACGTAGACCTTCGTCCATCGCGATTGGTGCGATTAGCTCAACAACCATCTTGATGTTATCACCAGGCATTACCATTTCTACGCCTTCTGGAAGCTCAACTGCACCAGTTACGTCAGTTGTACGGAAGTAGAACTGTGGACGGTAACCTTTGAAGAATGGAGTATGACGACCACCTTCTTCTTTTGATAAAACGTATACTTCTGATTCGAACTTAGTGTGCGGCTGGATTGAACCAGGCTTCGCTAGTACTTGACCACGTTCAACTTCATCACGCTTAGTACCACGTAACAATGCACCAATGTTCTCACCTGCACGACCTTCGTCTAGAAGCTTACGGAACATTTCAACACCTGTACATGTTGTAGTCGTTGTATCTTTGATACCAACGATTTCTACTGAGTCACCTGTGTTAATGATACCTTGCTCAACACGACCTGTTACTACTGTACCACGACCTGAGATTGAGAATACGTCTTCGATAGGCATGATGAATGGCTTATCGATGTCACGCTCTGGCTCTGGAATGTAAGTATCTAGTGCTTCTGCTAGTTCGATGATCTTCGCTTCCCACTCTGCTTCGCCTTCAAGAGCTTTAAGAGCTGAACCAGCGATTAGTGGAAGGTCGTCACCAGGGAATTCGTATTCTGAAAGAAGTTCACGAACTTCCATTTCTACTAATTCTAGTAACTCTTCGTCATCAACCATGTCACATTTGTTCATGAATACGATGATGTAAGGTACACCAACCTGACGTGAAAGTAGGATGTGCTCACGTGTTTGAGGCATTGGGCCGTCAGTTGCAGCAACAACTAAGATCGCGCCGTCCATCTGTGCAGCACCAGTGATCATGTTTTTAACATAATCGGCGTGTCCTGGACAGTCTACGTGTGCGTAGTGACGAGTTGGAGTGTCATACTCGATGTGAGAAGTATTGATTGTAATACCACGCTCACGCTCTTCTGGAGCATTATCGATTTGTGCGAAATCTCTAACGTCACCACCGTATGTCTTAGAAAGTACTGCAGAGATTGCAGCTGTTAAAGTTGTTTTACCGTGGTCAACGTGACCGATTGTACCAACGTTAACGTGCGGTTTAGTACGTTCAAACTTTTCTCTTGCCATTTTTAAGTTTCCTTAAATTAAAGTGATCTAATTTTAGACCCAAATATTAATAATAAAATTTAATTTCTCGCTGACATTATTGTATCAGCAACATTGTTAGGCGCTTCCGCGTACTTTAGGAATTCCATAGAGTACGAAGCGCGCCCCTGAGTTGCTGAACGCAAGTCAGTGGCATAACCAAACATTTCCGCTAGTGGTACTTGAGCTTTAATAGCTTTCAGTCCTGCCGGAGCTTCATCCATTCCTTCAATCATACCGCGACGTCGATTTAAGTCACCTACTACATCACCCATAGATTCATCAGGTGTGATAACTTCAACTTTCATCATCGGTTCAAG from Psychrosphaera aestuarii encodes:
- a CDS encoding PGPGW domain-containing protein, with the translated sequence MNILKQLFIHLVGGTLVLLGLIFIVVPGPSLLLLIPGLYILSFEYEIARVWLRKCQVMLKKSANWLDNKIRARRYKH
- the tuf gene encoding elongation factor Tu, with product MAREKFERTKPHVNVGTIGHVDHGKTTLTAAISAVLSKTYGGDVRDFAQIDNAPEERERGITINTSHIEYDTPTRHYAHVDCPGHADYVKNMITGAAQMDGAILVVAATDGPMPQTREHILLSRQVGVPYIIVFMNKCDMVDDEELLELVEMEVRELLSEYEFPGDDLPLIAGSALKALEGEAEWEAKIIELAEALDTYIPEPERDIDKPFIMPIEDVFSISGRGTVVTGRVEQGIINTGDSVEIVGIKDTTTTTCTGVEMFRKLLDEGRAGENIGALLRGTKRDEVERGQVLAKPGSIQPHTKFESEVYVLSKEEGGRHTPFFKGYRPQFYFRTTDVTGAVELPEGVEMVMPGDNIKMVVELIAPIAMDEGLRFAIREGGRTVGAGVVASIVA